The sequence CCTGTATCTCTCTGTTACTAAAAAAAACTTATGTAAACACGATGGGATACCCCTAACGAACTAAACTTCAGCTGTTTATGTGAACGCAAACCAATACATGTGCAGCATCAAAATCGTTGGTCAAAATAAAATAGCAGactttaaatatgaattatttAAGAGTTATTCGGAATAATTGGAAAAAATGCGCGTTCGGAGCGGCAGTGTCTGTGTACGCTCTGCAATCGCTGAAAACGCACATTGAGTATGCATTCagaaaacaataataattgtcAAAAACTTTAACCTCTTTCTCAACCTCAGGATTGAACAACATATGAGAAAGTTTGCCTCCCAGATTCAATCCAATCAAATTGCCGATCGACCGAAGAAGGTGCTTGTGGTAATGAATCCGGTTGCCAATAAGAAGAGATCGGAAAAATTTGTAAGTAGCTTGCGCACACTTGACCAAAAGCCCCCAAATCAGCCTTTGATTTTCAGTTCAAGAACTACTGCGAGCCGGTTTTGCATTTAGCTGGATATTCTGTGGAGATCCTGCGCACCAACCACATTGGACATGCCAAGAGCTACGTGGAGGAGATGGCTGCGCTGCCCGATGCGATTGTGGTGGCCGGCGGCGATGGAACCTCATCGGAGGTGGTGACGGGGCTGATGCGACGGCGGGGTAATCTCTGCCCCATCACCATTCTCCCGCTGGGCCGCTCCTTCCAGTCCGCCTCGAAGCGCTTCCAGATCTTTGGCGTCAAGGACGTGGCCTATGTGAAGAGCCTGTGCAAGGCACTGGAACCCATGCTCAAGGATGAGAGCCAGTACCAAAGCGTGATCCGCTTCGATGTTATCAAGGGAGACGAAGAAAACGACAGCCAGCTGAAGCCCATATTCGGCCTGAACGGACTCTCCTGGGGCCTGATGGAGGACATTAATTCGGCCAAGGATAAGTACTGGTACTTTGGCCCTCTGCGTCACTATGCATCCGCCGCCTCCAAGTCGTTTGCCGACAACTGGAGCCTGAAGACTGACTATGTGTACACACCGCCGTGCCCTGGCTGTGTGGATTGTGCTTCGACTCAGCGGCAGGATGCGCTGCCCGTCGGCGGTGGCCTCTTCACCAGGAACCTCTTTAAGTACCAGAGGAACAGCGGCGAATCAAGGAGGACTTTGGTTAAGAACGACAATTGCGCGAACAAGTTCGAGGGCAGCGTGGAGGCCAGTCAGATAAACATCAATTGTGTTCAGAACGAGGAGAACTTTGCGGAGCTGGAGAGCCAGTTCATCAGCTCGTTGCAGCCAGGCTGGGAGTTCATTAAGCAAATTCCACAGGTCACCTGCAGCAACATTCTGCCCAGCCTGGTGGTGAAGAGTCGAACCATTCAGCTGCATCCGGCCGGCGAAATGGCGGAGAAATTCTACTCCATTGACGGCGAGGAGTACGATGCAAGACCCATTAAGGTATCTGTTGTCCCCAATGCTATTAAAGTTTTTTGTTGAAATTTTAAACGTgtatattaattaaaatctTGATTAAATGGCGCTATTTTAGTATAGCATAACACATTCACAGCAAAAGTTAACCGCTATTTCTTCCCAAATCCAGAGCTGCGTGTAATCATTCTCAAATTTCTCTGCGGTGATCAAAATCAATTTATCGTTTATTCGAATGCATGAGCCAGCTTTACGGCGCAGTACttttattgtaaatgattTTGGCTTGCAATTAAAGTGATCATACCAACATTTTCTGGCAATACACTCGATGGAACGGATATAGCGTGGAAAGTAATTTAAGCCTAAGTCGATCCAGTTGATCCTGGAGGAGCATTCCCAGGGTCGCTGCTTAAAGCCATCGATTCTCGGATGGTGTCCCACCCGATCCATGAATGCGCTTCTGGTTCGCAGGCTCTTGCTCCGCGCCGGTTCCTTCTTTTCCACCAACGCAAAGTGGTTGGTCTCCCAGGCGGGAAAGTGGCTAATCGAAATCGCCTCACTGTCGGCATAGAATGGCAGCTCGTAGGACGATCGCTTGTAGCCCAACTGGTAGCTTTTCTCCTCGGGCTCGCCGGGCGGATCGATGCTCATGTAGCGAGGATTGAAGGCCTGTCCCAGAATTTTGGCCAGTGACTGTGTTGAAAGCTCGGCGCAGTAGTCGGCATCATCCTGAGCCGATCCAAAGAATGCAAAAAAGGTGAGGAAAATGGCCAGCCAGTTAAGTTCCTTCTGTGATTTCATATTTGTAGACGGTGTTTGCAAAAACATGGCTGGTTGAAAACAGGGTTACAGCAGTGATAGGAACTCAACTATCGTTTTAGTTGCTGCAGCTATCGTTGAAATATAGTAtagaaatttttaataatcgaaaagaaaaacatttcaatttaGTGCCAATAATATCAAATCCAATttgtaaattataatttcTTTATTCATAAGcaactaaaatgtatttaattcTTTGGACAAAGTCGCATAACTAATAACTATAAATCAGACAAGTTATTATGTCTTTTGTaatctttttttattaatctataatttgtaatataatataaatttaagaatCCAAAGATTCATTTTCCCACTAAAATGGGAGAGCTCTTCTGACATCTCAATCAGATATAACCCCATCTCTATGAGTTATCCGTTATGATTTATCAAAACACTAGAGTGTATGTTGTACGTTgtaaaatatacatataaattaAATCTGCATTATTAAAAATGATTCCTCGTGTTACAACTACTGAGTGTATGCTAGTCCTTGGGTTCTGTGTAAAGTGAACGAGTCGTACACGCGCTGCAGCTCAGACAGACGATACTCCTCGAGACAAACGATGCCCTGGAGCGATGGGGACAGTTTCAGGGCGCACGATAGGCAGTGAACAACGTGTCGCTTTTCCTGCTCCTTTACAAACAGAACATTGAAAACCTCAACCTGCCAAGGAATAATATTATCGATATGgtacataaaaatatatttcagatATATACCTCGCATTGTCCGCAATAATGGGAAGCTTCGTTCTTCCCGCGTCCATTAAAACGTATTTCCACACCTTTCGATCTAACATACTCTTGTATGTGCAGAACGTTTTTAAGCGTTTGCAATAAGCACATTCTAAAAATAGCAAACATAATTAATATTCTTTTCAAAAGACTGTTATTTAAAGGTTCTATACTCACTTGATCAGTTCGAAAAGTTTGGTATCGGAGACTTTAATGTTTCTTGCCAGGTTCCAGCTTAAATGAACCATGGGAACAATGCTTTTGAAGGCTTGCACTTTGTTCCACTCATATCGCTCGATGGCCAGCGAGTACTGACGGCCAGTTAAGGGACCAACATTCCACGCAATATTGTTGCACCATCCCACCGACTGAACCCAATGAACGCAgctaaaatataaattaaaattgtaaatgCTTAAAGTTCTTCACAAAAATCATATATCTCTGCTTACCCAGCATTGACCCACACCAAGTCTCCGGGTTTTTGTATAAATCTGTAGACTGGAATATTCTCCTTGTACAGATCCTCCAGGACGGGCCACCACGAACCGTGCAGATAGCTGATGTTGTTCTTCTCGCACAGGTTGTGAACTCCGCCCCAGTAGGCATCCGGCACGGCAAACCATTCACAGTCCCCGGGACCGATATTGATGTTAATTGAGCAGAAGTTGTTGTTCTCCTGGTGGCCAGGCGTCCTGCTTCCCGGGACTTTCATATACAGCTGAACGGTGTTCATGCCCAAAATGACGTGACCCACGTGGGAGAGCATATTGGCAGCGGATATAACTCGTGCAAAAGCAGGCAGTTTTTGTAGCTCTGTTAGTTGTGGCTTCCACTTCTTCTCATCCGAGAGATCAACGTTGGTTCCGAATCTAAAATAAGAGAAACCATTTCAGTTTAGCCTTAACAAGTTTGTTATAAAAACATTAGAGTGTTGGAATATCATGTACCTTAACATTTTACtatttattttgtgttttttacgctttaaaacaatattcgaATTGGACACCGAGTCCTTTGAGTCCGAGTCCGACATTGCCTGTGAGCCCGGGAAACCCTTATCGCTTTCATCCTGCGGTAAAATAAGCTATGAGATAATGTAAACTGTATTCATGTTGACCAGAATCCTTACAACGAACGTTACCTTCAGGCTGTCTTGAAAGCTGGATGCCTGATATTGGGCATATTTGGCAATTGTTGTGTGAGACCGATGGGAAATGCAGGCCCAGACTCGCTTGCCCTGCGACGTGTCCCAATTTTCATCGGGCGACTGATGAACCTGTGTCCGAACCTCAACACTGTGATCCGGATTGGCTTCCACCAGCGTTTTGGTCGAAAAGAGACCGAGATCTAGCTTGAGAGCGCCAGCCAAGCCGCGTACAACGGCGATCGGATGCTTCAGGCAAAACTCCTGCAGCTGGGGGCTGAACGCGTTCTTCTTATTTTCTAAATGAACCGAGGGAGTGGGGGGCAGGAGTTGATCCCTCGTGAGTTTCTGCGGTGGGCAGTCGGGCGGAGATGGCGGGGGCGCGTTCACTTGCAAAATAGTGCAGTGCACGGGCGGTTCATCGATGGGCAGCAGCTTCACGGCTGCCATCAACTGTTTTGAGTCCATTTGTATTTTGAACGTGGTCGACAAATCGTCGGTGACACCACCATTATTATATTCATTGTGCTTTGAGTCCTCATTGTTACTCAAGGCATCGTGGCTTAAACGCTCCAGTTTAATAGTCtcattttgtttataaatatcATTCGAGATGTCATCGAAAGTGTCCACAACACTTTGCTCCGAATTCTTGTTGCTTTCCGGCATGGCGTTGAAATTGCGCTGGTTTAATGAGTCTGAAATGTCTGTAATACAGATGTTATGATGTTATAAAGACGATCGCGTGTATCAACTTACTTATTAGATTTTGATGCAATTGCGATGATGCCTGAATGTTGTTTTGCATTAATTCTGGCTGGCCTGCTCCATCATCCTTAATACGTTTCGCAGGTATGGGACTTTGGCTGAGTTGGCTGTGCGGATAGGGTGGAGGTGGCCCctgaaaatacattttattaaagaCATGAATGTTGTTAACACAGTTTTTGATCTGAATTCAAACCCACCTGTATTGGACTTTGCTTTGTAATCTGTCTTGGTAGCATCTGCgctgtttgttgttggcgagAGTTCATTTCTAAGGATATTGGCAGGTTCCAAGCTTCTTCAATTGAACACAGCTGGCGGCGCTTCGATGTAATACTTGGCAATGGTGCTTGACTAAGTTGGCCCTCTAAAAACGTAATTCTCTGCGACAGTCCTTTCGACAGTCCAATGGTGTCCTTTTTCATGCGTATTGCTTGTTTTCTTCGAAATAATGAAGACTTCTGGAATAGCCAATGTTTAGATACGGCAATAGCCACAGTAATATACACATACCTGGAATGATATTTGTTTGGTTGCATTTAAATAGCAAGCATAGGCATCTCGTAATTGACCACAGCTCTCATAAAGTATACCCAGGTTGGTCCACGCGGCTTTATGGTCTTTATCCAATTGCACAGCGCATATGTAAGCTTGAAGGGCATCCGTCGGTTGATTTTGTTGCTGATATAAAACGCTAAAACGAACGTGTGCAACTATGAAAAAATGTAAAGGCCAAACATTTATGGCATATCTTACCCGATCGAACACCAGGTATCTGCATTTCCCTCACTCTTTTCCACCGAATTGCGATATGCTAGGAAAGCATCGTGGACCTTATTGATACCCGCATAACACCTTCCCAGTAAATATAATGATTGTCCACTCTTTGGGTCGGCTTCAATTGATTTTTGAAGAAAATTCAATGCGTTTGCTTCACGTTCCTTTTTTTCGCCTAGGCATTCTACGCAATGGTACATCCATcctaaaattaaaacaagatAAAGTTTAAGAGGTGTGTAAGGAATctgtaatattatttatttaagaaatatataagatgttcttttttaaaacatttgaattataatttgtttaataaacAAGTCCGCATATCAATAAAACTGAAAACttgaaagtatttttttaaaatagctTACCTAATTGTCGATAAACATCTGCTTTAAGTTccaatgaaatatttttctcATTTAGCAGAAATTCGTAGCCATCCTTTGCCGCCTTGTGTTTGTTTTGAACTTCATACAAATGCGCGATTTGAAATTTTACTGCGAAGTAGATAAAGATaccaaatttattttttaaggaatTATATTATCatactttttttattaaagaatgatttatatttttttgtgagCTTGGTTTGATGATTCAATAGTTTAATCCGAAACATAATAATCACcataacattttataaaagcATTGTATGTGGTTTTCATGTTCGTATTATTCAAAAAACaggaaatttaattatttattaagaCCTACttaaaatagtattttaagaTTATTTAGTTTGGAAATCTATAAGATTGTATATGATATAGTTTTTATAGAACTACTTACCCTGAAGTTCTGAAAAGGTCGAGGGATATGTATAAAGCAGCGCCAGTTGCAAATGTTTCAGGGCGATGTGAAACTCCCCGCAATGTTTTAGCATAAGACCTAAACGCAAATGAACCTCATTTGCACATGTAAAGTTGGGACTTAGGTATAAAAGCTCCTGAAACGATTTGATGGCCctgaaaaagaaaacaataaatactTCAGAAGAGTCGATAAGGGTTGAAATATGTGAACTTGATATGAAGTCAGAAATTCGTTTCTGATTTGTTTAACcaaacattttctaaaaaacgccggtttttaaatttgcattttgtataaattataaatctCAGTGTATTTTTCccaaatttttaaatacaaattcaaaACCGTTATTCACAGTGAACTGTGTTTACATAAGTACATACATGCGTACATACCTATGTGCATGCAGTCACGTACACACatgcatacatatatacaaacaAATTCATGTAACATAGTTGATTTAACTAGAACAACAAAGTAAACGGCATAAATGcaattttcaatgtgttttaGGAAGTAAAATTCAACTAGAAAGTCTGAATTTCGATTATAAATAACAATAGAACTTGCAGCCGTCGGCAGACATGTCTGAATGCACTTAAAAAAACCAGACAGTCTTTTTCATTGGTAACAAGTACCAGGAACAATCTTCTGCTTTATTGATTATTTGCGCCAGACGTTGTCTACCTAAACGTTAGCATTCAGAATATTTGTGATTAAACAAAGAACACATTTTAACCCCGCAATTCACAAAACGACCTTAAAGGGGGGcaattcgttgcattttgtgcacacacacacacgcgcacGCACATTGTACATACATGTAATGagaatttatgtatttttataaCAGCGATTTGGGGAAAACAAAGGAACAAAACTAATTATTCTCATTTTATTTAGTCACACTACTTAATGCCGTTAGCCATTTTTGATTGAAAAATTAATGTTGACAGCATCCATTTGTTGTTAAGAAAAAgtaaatcaaatcaaatcacAATCCAAGACCGATAACTAACCAGCAAACGCACTTATTTTTGTGTAGAAAATCTCCAGTCTTAATTCTAATTCGTTGTGAACTGTTTACAAATATATAATTCTAGTGGCAGTGTTGTTTCGTGTAGAATCTATTTAGTAAacaatttaatatcaataCAATAGAGATGTGATAAGCTCGATAAAGTGAAAAATGGAAACGAGTGAAATCGAAACGTGTACATCGATATGAAGTTATCGAATAGTTTAAATGCCAAATTAAAACGGTTCCACTACATTTGCGTCCACATCCACTTTCAAGAATTTAAATCTTCTTCGCGAGTCAAAAAGGATTCATATTGGAGACCGGTAATTCAATAATTACTATCATTTCTTATTTGAAactaataaattattttttatcgACTTCCTCATGTATTTGTAGTTGTACACATCAAAGTATCTCCAAATCGAAGAGATCTTGTTCAGACATATTTGTATACAGTTTTTTGGTACTTCTATTTTTGagttttaaaatcaaaagCTAGGTCAGTTTAATTGCATGTTTTGCTTTTTGTTATTACAAAAGAAACTATTTTAATTTGTGTAATATTAATATATCGGTGCAAGGCTCAACTTGCAGGTAATTTGTCAAATTTAATATGCAAAATAAGTGTCAAGGAAACTTACCACTTAAAGCACCTAAGTTTAAAATAAGCGACTCCTATTCCATAAATAAATGCATGGTTTGTCCAGTAATTATTTTCTCGGAATCGTAAATACTTCTGGTACGCAGATAAGGCTAAAACGAAAATTTAAAGAATACAACACAATATAATATCGAATTAATTATGTCTTAAAAGGAGTATTAATTATAAGCTGCAGTTATGGATTGTAGATTATGTCTATCTTTACGTTTATACAATaatagaaaatgttattttaataGTTGCTATTAAGATTAATCAATCCTTTTACAAAGTTAAATATCTATTTCAGATATTATATAATTGGAAACCTTTTTATGTATATCTTGTAGATCACACGTAAACTGTTGAATCATTTATAGAATCAATCTGGCGGAACTGGCTTTACTCTAATATAATACTCtctataatatatataatacaaGTCCAAAATAACCGACATATGTATATCTTTTTGGTGAACCTGAGTCCGCAGATCGTATCTACTAAGTGCACGTAAATGTTTAGTTACCTTCCGAGTATTCGCCAAGAAGTAGATGCAGGTGACCAAGCTTACAAAGAGCATTAATATATTGTTCATCCTGGGCTTTTTCATCTCCAACGGCACCTTTTTCACTAATTTGCTTATCGAGAAGCTTGCTGTCTTCATTATTTTGTGACGATGCGTTTTCCATATGTTGATCCGCTGGGTTTGAAGGGTCATACTTTTGTATAGCATTTTTATTGTCATGGGTGTTCTTCATATCAGGCAATTGGCCATTAGCAATGTAGTTTTGCAAGTTCGTTACAGTCTGTTGAACCAGATTCCTTATTTCCACATTTTTTGAGTTGGACAAGTCCAGAAAGCCATAGTATCGACTgaaatttatgtaaatattatTCAAGGAAGACCA is a genomic window of Drosophila suzukii chromosome 2L, CBGP_Dsuzu_IsoJpt1.0, whole genome shotgun sequence containing:
- the Utx gene encoding histone demethylase UTY isoform X2; its protein translation is MGQLSFEDDCLIRELDSRYYGFLDLSNSKNVEIRNLVQQTVTNLQNYIANGQLPDMKNTHDNKNAIQKYDPSNPADQHMENASSQNNEDSKLLDKQISEKGAVGDEKAQDEQYINALCKLGHLHLLLGEYSEALSAYQKYLRFRENNYWTNHAFIYGIGVAYFKLRCFKWAIKSFQELLYLSPNFTCANEVHLRLGLMLKHCGEFHIALKHLQLALLYTYPSTFSELQVKFQIAHLYEVQNKHKAAKDGYEFLLNEKNISLELKADVYRQLGWMYHCVECLGEKKEREANALNFLQKSIEADPKSGQSLYLLGRCYAGINKVHDAFLAYRNSVEKSEGNADTWCSIGVLYQQQNQPTDALQAYICAVQLDKDHKAAWTNLGILYESCGQLRDAYACYLNATKQISFQKSSLFRRKQAIRMKKDTIGLSKGLSQRITFLEGQLSQAPLPSITSKRRQLCSIEEAWNLPISLEMNSRQQQTAQMLPRQITKQSPIQGPPPPYPHSQLSQSPIPAKRIKDDGAGQPELMQNNIQASSQLHQNLINISDSLNQRNFNAMPESNKNSEQSVVDTFDDISNDIYKQNETIKLERLSHDALSNNEDSKHNEYNNGGVTDDLSTTFKIQMDSKQLMAAVKLLPIDEPPVHCTILQVNAPPPSPPDCPPQKLTRDQLLPPTPSVHLENKKNAFSPQLQEFCLKHPIAVVRGLAGALKLDLGLFSTKTLVEANPDHSVEVRTQVHQSPDENWDTSQGKRVWACISHRSHTTIAKYAQYQASSFQDSLKVTFVDESDKGFPGSQAMSDSDSKDSVSNSNIVLKRKKHKINSKMLRFGTNVDLSDEKKWKPQLTELQKLPAFARVISAANMLSHVGHVILGMNTVQLYMKVPGSRTPGHQENNNFCSININIGPGDCEWFAVPDAYWGGVHNLCEKNNISYLHGSWWPVLEDLYKENIPVYRFIQKPGDLVWVNAGCVHWVQSVGWCNNIAWNVGPLTGRQYSLAIERYEWNKVQAFKSIVPMVHLSWNLARNIKVSDTKLFELIKMCLLQTLKNVLHIQEYVRSKGVEIRFNGRGKNEASHYCGQCEVEVFNVLFVKEQEKRHVVHCLSCALKLSPSLQGIVCLEEYRLSELQRVYDSFTLHRTQGLAYTQ